Proteins from a single region of Pelodiscus sinensis isolate JC-2024 chromosome 29, ASM4963464v1, whole genome shotgun sequence:
- the GJD3 gene encoding gap junction delta-3 protein, with amino-acid sequence MGQGLSSASRTPALGPSASCRPARSLSSEAGPASAAPTLALAMGEWSFLSSLLDAVQEHSPMVGRFWLVVMLIFRILILATVGSDVFEDEQEEFACNTLQPGCKQVCYDKAFPISHYRFWVFHIVVLSAPALLFVIYAMHQGAKLEGAEGGGPGPVPPPRLQPSQRSHHVRSFYLANVAMRILAETGFLVGQWLLYGFRVEPHFVCVRPPCPHQVDCFVSRPTEKTIFIYFYFTVGVVSMLLSLVELAHLLAKARCQSRAAAEPPAVPAASYEQQENWSNQAHEQCQHFLPPPGERGTKGAACGVPNHYGPSAPFQPRAPSESSKAARTAARTDLMV; translated from the exons ATGGGGCAGGGGCTTTCCAGCGCCAGCAGGACGCCGGCCCTGGGACCCAGCGCATCCTGTCGCCCCGCCCGCAGCCTGTCTTCAGAAGCTGGGCCTGCAAG CGCGGCCCCCACCCTGGCCCTAGCCATGGGCGAGTGGAGTTTCCTGAGCTCCCTGCTGGATGCGGTGCAGGAGCACTCGCCCATGGTGGGCCGGTTCTGGCTGGTGGTGATGCTGATCTTCCGCATCCTCATCCTGGCCACGGTGGGCAGCGACGTGTTCGAAGACGAGCAGGAGGAGTTCGCCTGTAACACGCTGCAGCCGGGCTGCAAGCAGGTCTGCTACGACAAGGCCTTCCCCATCTCCCACTACCGCTTCTGGGTCTTCCACATCGTGGTGCTCTCCGCCCCGGCCCTGCTCTTCGTCATCTACGCCATGCACCAGGGCGCCAAGCTGGAGGGGGCCGAGGGCGGCGGCCCCGGCCCCGTGCCCCCGCCccggctgcagcccagccagcgCAGCCACCACGTCCGCAGCTTCTACCTGGCCAACGTGGCCATGCGCATCCTGGCCGAGACTGGCTTCCTGGTGGGCCAGTGGCTGCTCTACGGCTTCCGGGTGGAGCCGCACTTCGTCTGCgtgcgcccgccctgcccccaccaggtgGATTGCTTCGTGTCCCGGCCCACCGAGAAAACCATCTTCATCTACTTCTACTTCACGGTGGGCGTGGTCTCCATGCTGCTCAGCCTGGTGGAGCTGGCCCACCTGCTGGCCAAGGCCCGGTGCCAGAGCCGGGCCGCTGCCGAGCCCCCGGCTGTCCCCGCCGCATCCTACGAGCAGCAGGAGAACTGGTCCAACCAGGCCCACGAGCAGTGCCAGCacttcctgccccccccgggagagaggggCACCAAGGGGGCAGCCTGCGGCGTCCCCAACCACTACGGCCCCTCGGCCCCGttccagccccgagccccctccGAGAGCAGCAAGGCCGCCCGCACCGCAGCCAGGACCGATTTGATGGTCTAG